A genomic window from Streptomyces sp. NBC_01429 includes:
- a CDS encoding CotH kinase family protein — MSAPSGDGAVAASGAGSGAGRRPGRSLKHRIPVRLRHHWKPVVALGLGLTVLLVFFGDARVTPWVTSASAADSDEITENVAGSVDLYDATKSHRIQLTYDEPEFTKMMKDFKDDGTKDYIRADLTIDGVYLQDVGIRLKGNSTLQGLRGNRRGGGAGPGGAQGGGGQGQGQGQGQGQGQGQGQGNGQAQRPDQTQGRPQGQGAAAGAGGGAGGGMANYELSASKPEELPWLISIDEYVEGRAYQGHREISVRPGADAEVPFNEALSLSLMDASDQTAEGFAFSSVQVNNGPAVARLLVENPSMDYADASYDTDGVMYKARANGSFAYKGDDPTDYKTSFKQLNKKGSQDLAPVMKLMKWANEASDKEFAAELADHVDVKSFAEYVATQNLLMNFDDMAGPGNNYVLWYDLGTKKFSILGWDFNLTFSGSTDTGPDDETGMGGMGRAAMPAGDAAGDDNTDGPPADGFPEGGFPEGGFPGGAPGGGGPRGGHILKERFLKLDAFDSVYKTAYRELYEKFFSSGTASKTLTALAAGAKANGADADGVDKAVKTLRATVTARTKALAKNKEVVVPEAS, encoded by the coding sequence ATGAGCGCGCCGAGCGGGGACGGGGCCGTGGCCGCGTCCGGGGCTGGGTCCGGTGCCGGGCGTCGTCCCGGGCGCAGTCTCAAGCACCGCATTCCGGTACGTCTGCGGCACCACTGGAAGCCCGTCGTGGCGCTGGGTCTGGGGCTGACCGTACTGCTGGTCTTCTTCGGCGACGCGCGGGTCACGCCCTGGGTGACCAGCGCGTCGGCGGCGGACAGCGACGAGATCACGGAGAACGTGGCGGGGTCGGTCGACCTGTACGACGCGACGAAGTCGCACCGTATTCAACTCACTTACGACGAGCCCGAGTTCACCAAGATGATGAAGGACTTCAAGGACGACGGGACGAAGGACTACATCCGCGCCGACCTGACGATCGACGGGGTCTACCTCCAGGACGTCGGCATCCGCCTCAAGGGCAACTCGACGCTCCAGGGCCTGCGCGGCAACCGACGGGGAGGCGGCGCCGGACCGGGCGGCGCGCAAGGCGGCGGAGGCCAAGGCCAAGGCCAGGGGCAGGGGCAGGGGCAGGGACAGGGACAGGGACAGGGCAACGGGCAAGCGCAGCGTCCGGACCAGACCCAAGGCCGGCCCCAGGGGCAGGGCGCTGCCGCTGGGGCCGGTGGCGGCGCCGGTGGCGGGATGGCGAACTACGAGCTGTCCGCGTCCAAGCCCGAGGAGCTGCCCTGGCTCATCAGCATCGACGAGTACGTCGAGGGCCGCGCCTACCAGGGCCACCGCGAGATCTCCGTCCGTCCCGGAGCGGACGCCGAAGTGCCGTTCAACGAGGCGCTGTCGCTCTCGCTGATGGACGCGTCCGACCAGACGGCGGAGGGATTCGCCTTCTCCTCCGTGCAGGTCAACAACGGTCCTGCGGTCGCGCGGCTGCTGGTCGAGAACCCGAGCATGGACTACGCCGACGCCTCGTACGACACCGACGGTGTGATGTACAAGGCGCGGGCCAACGGCAGCTTCGCCTACAAGGGAGACGATCCGACCGACTACAAGACGTCCTTCAAGCAGCTCAACAAGAAGGGCAGCCAGGACCTCGCCCCGGTGATGAAGCTCATGAAGTGGGCGAACGAGGCGTCGGACAAGGAGTTCGCGGCAGAGCTGGCCGACCACGTCGATGTGAAGTCCTTCGCGGAGTACGTGGCCACACAGAACCTGCTGATGAACTTCGACGACATGGCGGGTCCCGGCAACAACTACGTGCTCTGGTACGACCTGGGCACCAAGAAGTTCTCCATCCTCGGCTGGGACTTCAACCTCACCTTCAGCGGCTCCACGGACACGGGCCCGGACGACGAGACGGGCATGGGCGGCATGGGCCGGGCAGCCATGCCCGCCGGGGACGCGGCCGGAGACGACAACACGGACGGCCCACCGGCCGACGGCTTCCCGGAGGGCGGTTTCCCCGAGGGCGGCTTCCCTGGCGGCGCTCCCGGCGGCGGTGGCCCCAGGGGTGGTCACATCCTCAAGGAACGCTTCCTGAAGCTCGACGCCTTCGACTCGGTCTACAAGACCGCCTACCGCGAGCTGTACGAGAAGTTCTTCAGCTCCGGCACCGCGTCCAAGACGCTGACCGCGCTGGCTGCGGGCGCGAAGGCGAACGGCGCCGACGCCGACGGCGTCGACAAGGCCGTCAAAACCCTCCGCGCCACGGTCACCGCCCGCACCAAGGCGCTGGCCAAGAACAAGGAGGTGGTGGTGCCGGAGGCATCCTGA
- a CDS encoding DUF4956 domain-containing protein has protein sequence MNFDLQDLSGTFSVTDIVIAMSLSFILSTMIGYVYRATHRNVSYSQSYVQTLVIVGMIVALIMLVVGSNLARAFSLVGALSVVRFRNAIKETRDVGFIFLVMGIGMAAGARFYTLASVAGVAICLIIYVMYKFNWFHLDVQRQVVKVQVPAGEDYSEGIRDVLIRYTTEFELVSTETIRGGALTEVFYTVRMKKGTEPGELVAALQERTSGQRVTVLTGYDQTDL, from the coding sequence GTGAATTTCGACCTTCAGGACCTGAGCGGGACGTTCAGCGTCACCGACATCGTGATCGCGATGTCCCTCTCGTTCATCCTCAGCACGATGATCGGGTACGTCTACCGGGCCACGCACCGGAACGTCTCGTACAGCCAGTCGTACGTACAGACCCTGGTCATCGTCGGCATGATCGTCGCCCTGATCATGCTGGTCGTCGGATCCAACCTGGCCCGCGCCTTCTCGCTGGTGGGCGCCCTGTCCGTGGTCCGCTTCCGTAACGCGATCAAGGAAACCAGGGATGTCGGCTTCATCTTCCTGGTGATGGGCATCGGCATGGCGGCGGGCGCGCGCTTCTACACGCTGGCCAGCGTCGCGGGTGTGGCGATCTGCCTGATCATCTACGTGATGTACAAGTTCAACTGGTTCCACCTCGATGTCCAGCGCCAGGTGGTCAAGGTCCAGGTGCCGGCCGGGGAGGACTACAGCGAGGGCATCCGCGACGTTCTCATCCGCTACACCACCGAATTCGAGCTGGTCAGTACGGAGACGATCCGGGGCGGCGCGCTGACCGAGGTCTTCTACACCGTGCGGATGAAGAAGGGCACCGAGCCGGGCGAGCTGGTCGCGGCGCTCCAGGAACGCACGTCCGGGCAGCGCGTCACCGTGCTGACCGGATACGACCAGACCGACCTGTGA
- a CDS encoding polyphosphate polymerase domain-containing protein translates to MFRLRKTPAPRDGDAARADPHETPPHESSPDVAAAQEAPAQEAAAQEAAAQEALHVASRLHSFNRYELKYLVPVDRAAAIRDELAERMDSDPHSPVGGYGVWSLYYDTPQLRFYWEKIEGLKFRRKLRIRHYGDLAGVTDESPVCVEIKQRVNRVTQKRRITLPYGTARQLCDGRQLIDHAAKERAFVEEVLELAVRLDLRPMVITGYQREALVGRDQDTGLRVTFDRRVRGRDRDFDFTVEGAENRYTLPPHLTVMEVKVNERTPYWITDLAARRDLNLVRVSKYVQSVEAFGMAPRSVFHVREEDHPRPGASPAPLSASFPPPTPSTPHSPSPAVLPVEA, encoded by the coding sequence ATGTTCCGCCTGCGGAAGACCCCCGCGCCCCGCGACGGCGACGCCGCGCGGGCCGACCCGCACGAAACACCACCGCACGAATCATCACCGGACGTAGCGGCCGCACAGGAGGCGCCCGCACAGGAGGCGGCGGCACAGGAAGCAGCCGCACAGGAAGCGCTGCACGTCGCCAGCCGCCTGCACTCCTTCAACCGGTACGAGTTGAAGTACCTCGTGCCGGTGGACCGGGCCGCCGCCATCCGTGACGAGCTGGCCGAGCGCATGGACAGCGATCCGCACAGCCCCGTCGGCGGTTACGGCGTGTGGAGCCTGTACTACGACACCCCTCAACTCCGTTTCTACTGGGAGAAGATCGAGGGGCTGAAGTTCCGCCGCAAGCTCCGCATCCGGCACTACGGAGACCTCGCCGGGGTCACCGACGAGTCGCCCGTCTGCGTGGAGATCAAGCAGCGCGTCAACCGCGTCACGCAGAAGCGCCGCATCACCCTCCCGTACGGCACCGCGCGCCAACTGTGCGACGGGCGGCAGCTGATCGACCACGCGGCGAAGGAACGCGCCTTCGTCGAGGAGGTGCTCGAACTGGCCGTACGGCTCGATCTGCGCCCCATGGTCATCACCGGCTATCAGCGCGAGGCGCTGGTCGGCCGCGACCAGGACACCGGGCTGCGGGTCACCTTCGACCGGCGGGTGCGCGGCCGGGACCGCGACTTCGACTTCACCGTGGAGGGCGCGGAGAACCGTTACACCCTGCCGCCGCACCTCACGGTGATGGAGGTCAAGGTCAACGAACGCACCCCGTACTGGATCACCGACCTGGCCGCCCGCCGCGATCTGAACCTCGTGCGGGTCTCCAAGTACGTGCAGTCCGTCGAGGCGTTCGGTATGGCGCCCCGGTCCGTCTTCCACGTACGCGAGGAGGACCACCCTCGCCCCGGCGCCTCTCCCGCACCGCTTTCCGCGTCTTTCCCCCCACCCACGCCGTCGACGCCCCACAGCCCGTCGCCGGCCGTTCTGCCCGTGGAGGCATGA
- a CDS encoding aldo/keto reductase, whose amino-acid sequence MKYRTLGRTGIKVSPYCLGAMMFGAVGNPDHDDSVRIIHKALDAGVNFIDTADAYSRGESEEIVGKALKGRRDNVVLATKAHLPMGDDPNQQGNSRRWLVRALDDSLRRLGTDHVDLFQLHRPAPDTDVEETLSALTDLMRAGKIRAIGASSFPASDIVEAQWVAERRGLQRFRTEQPPYSILTRGIEREVLPVCERYGMGTLVWSPLAGGLLTGRYRKGEQAETHRARYGFKHLTDERRLDVVEQLIPLVEEAGMPLTHLAMAFAITHPGVTSAIIGPRTMEHLDNLLAGAEITLSDEILDRIDAIVPPGTDIGTLDMAYAPPAIQRTALRRRPAEERSAVDAGAAAAAAAATAAA is encoded by the coding sequence ATGAAGTACCGCACGCTGGGCCGAACCGGCATCAAGGTCAGCCCCTACTGCCTGGGCGCGATGATGTTCGGCGCCGTCGGCAACCCCGACCACGACGACTCCGTCCGCATCATCCACAAGGCGCTCGACGCGGGCGTCAACTTCATCGACACCGCCGACGCCTATTCGCGCGGCGAGTCCGAGGAGATCGTCGGCAAGGCCCTCAAGGGCCGCCGGGACAACGTCGTACTCGCCACCAAGGCCCACCTCCCGATGGGGGACGACCCCAACCAGCAGGGCAACTCGCGGCGTTGGCTGGTACGCGCCCTGGACGACTCGCTGCGCCGGCTGGGCACCGATCACGTCGACCTGTTCCAACTGCACCGGCCCGCACCGGACACCGACGTCGAGGAGACCCTCTCGGCCCTCACCGACCTGATGCGCGCGGGCAAGATCCGGGCCATCGGCGCCTCGTCCTTCCCCGCGTCCGACATCGTCGAGGCACAGTGGGTCGCCGAGCGGCGCGGCCTGCAACGCTTCCGTACCGAGCAGCCGCCGTACTCGATCCTCACCCGTGGCATCGAGCGCGAGGTGCTGCCCGTCTGCGAGCGCTACGGCATGGGCACCCTGGTGTGGAGCCCCCTCGCGGGCGGCCTGCTCACCGGCCGTTACCGCAAGGGCGAGCAGGCCGAAACCCACCGCGCCCGCTACGGCTTCAAGCACCTGACCGACGAGCGCAGGCTCGACGTCGTCGAGCAGCTCATCCCCCTCGTCGAAGAGGCCGGAATGCCGCTGACGCACCTGGCGATGGCCTTCGCCATCACCCACCCCGGCGTGACCTCCGCGATCATCGGACCGCGCACCATGGAGCACCTCGACAACCTTCTCGCCGGTGCCGAGATCACGCTGAGCGACGAGATCCTGGACCGCATCGACGCCATCGTGCCGCCCGGCACCGACATCGGGACCCTCGACATGGCCTACGCCCCGCCCGCCATCCAGCGGACCGCGCTGCGCCGCCGGCCGGCCGAGGAGCGTTCGGCCGTGGACGCGGGCGCGGCGGCAGCGGCAGCGGCGGCAACCGCCGCCGCCTGA
- a CDS encoding tail fiber domain-containing protein, producing MRFFHRRSRAAAGAAPATPAAPVVPAAPVAPVASAGAVNGHRVLETVVALPVSTWRYLWEPEDVRHLGPMAQDWHAAFGFNQDDTTIPVVDGLGVSLVCIQALHRRVEELTAEVERLREAADAGAGASTTEPA from the coding sequence ATGCGGTTCTTCCACCGGCGGTCCCGGGCGGCCGCCGGCGCCGCCCCGGCCACCCCGGCCGCCCCGGTCGTACCGGCCGCACCTGTCGCACCCGTCGCCTCGGCGGGTGCGGTCAACGGACACAGGGTCCTGGAGACCGTGGTCGCGCTGCCCGTCAGCACCTGGCGCTACCTCTGGGAGCCCGAGGACGTACGCCACCTCGGGCCGATGGCCCAGGACTGGCACGCCGCCTTCGGCTTCAACCAGGACGACACCACCATCCCCGTCGTCGACGGCCTCGGCGTCTCCCTGGTGTGCATCCAGGCCCTGCACCGCCGCGTGGAGGAACTCACGGCCGAAGTGGAACGCCTCCGCGAGGCAGCGGACGCGGGCGCGGGCGCGAGCACGACCGAACCCGCGTGA
- a CDS encoding 2OG-Fe(II) oxygenase: protein MTTPDTLDTTTRQDTMTGPTGLTNATEATEATEATGPSEATGQPSPVCTDAIWRLPVTVCRITQFLGDRTAGALLERAIASTGDTLRPSMIRDHEVVPDFRRSRSHQDFAAPELISAIDEVVEAVEHTLGVSCQYTEPDYTLNVHNDGDFYRAHQDSTAEFSPRRLLTFVYYLHRTPRPFDGGELRMFDAALPLHTGTTGKWQERTWRDWEPEHDSIVFFRPTAWHEVRPVSCPSKRHEAGHRAVVVAEQVPRGDDEPPQPARQGRTTEKPRAAPLPQTAGRNAALGQDA from the coding sequence GTGACGACGCCGGACACGCTGGACACCACGACAAGGCAGGACACCATGACGGGACCGACGGGACTGACGAACGCGACGGAGGCAACGGAAGCAACGGAAGCAACCGGACCGTCCGAGGCGACGGGTCAGCCGTCGCCGGTGTGCACGGACGCGATCTGGCGGCTTCCGGTGACGGTCTGCCGTATCACCCAGTTCCTGGGCGACCGGACGGCCGGCGCCTTGCTGGAGCGCGCCATCGCCTCCACCGGCGACACGTTGCGGCCCTCCATGATCCGGGACCACGAGGTGGTCCCCGACTTCCGCCGGTCCCGGTCTCACCAGGACTTCGCCGCGCCCGAGTTGATCTCGGCCATCGACGAGGTGGTGGAGGCGGTCGAGCACACCCTGGGCGTCTCCTGCCAGTACACCGAACCCGACTACACCCTCAACGTCCACAACGACGGCGACTTCTACCGGGCGCACCAGGACTCCACCGCCGAGTTCTCCCCCCGGCGTCTGCTCACGTTCGTGTACTACCTGCACCGCACGCCCCGGCCCTTCGACGGGGGCGAGCTGCGGATGTTCGACGCGGCCCTTCCGCTGCACACCGGGACCACCGGAAAGTGGCAGGAGCGCACCTGGCGGGACTGGGAGCCCGAGCACGACAGCATCGTCTTCTTCCGCCCCACCGCCTGGCACGAGGTACGGCCGGTCAGTTGCCCCAGCAAGCGGCACGAGGCGGGCCACCGAGCGGTAGTGGTTGCCGAGCAGGTTCCGCGCGGTGACGACGAGCCACCCCAGCCGGCCCGGCAAGGCCGTACAACGGAAAAGCCGAGGGCGGCACCCCTTCCACAGACTGCTGGAAGGAATGCCGCCCTCGGTCAGGACGCTTGA
- the groL gene encoding chaperonin GroEL (60 kDa chaperone family; promotes refolding of misfolded polypeptides especially under stressful conditions; forms two stacked rings of heptamers to form a barrel-shaped 14mer; ends can be capped by GroES; misfolded proteins enter the barrel where they are refolded when GroES binds), which translates to MAKIIAFDEEARRGLERGMNQLADAVKVTLGPKGRNVVLEKKWGAPTITNDGVSIAKEIELEDPYEKIGAELVKEVAKKTDDVAGDGTTTATVLAQALVREGLRNVAAGANPMALKRGIEKAVEAVSGALLEQAKDVETKEQIASTASISAADTQIGELIAEAMDKVGKEGVITVEESQTFGLELELTEGMRFDKGYISAYFATDMERMEASLDDPYLLIVNSKIGNVKDLLPLLEKVMQSGKPLLIIAEDVEGEALSTLVVNKIRGTFKSVAVKAPGFGDRRKAMLNDIAILTGGTVISEEVGLKLENAGLDLLGRARKVVITKDETTIVDGAGDSDQVAGRVNQIRAEIENSDSDYDREKLQERLAKLAGGVAVIKAGAATEVELKERKHRIEDAVRNAKAAVEEGIVAGGGVALLQASSVFEKLELTGDEATGANAVKLALEAPLKQIAVNGGLEGGVVVEKVRNLTVGHGLNAATGEYVDMIAEGIIDPAKVTRSALQNAASIAALFLTTEAVIADKPEKAGAAPAGGGMPGGDMDF; encoded by the coding sequence ATGGCCAAGATCATCGCGTTCGACGAGGAGGCACGGCGCGGTCTCGAGCGCGGGATGAACCAGCTCGCCGACGCCGTCAAGGTCACCCTTGGTCCCAAGGGTCGCAACGTCGTCCTCGAGAAGAAGTGGGGCGCCCCCACGATCACCAACGATGGTGTGTCCATCGCCAAGGAGATCGAGCTCGAGGACCCGTACGAGAAGATCGGCGCCGAGCTGGTCAAGGAAGTCGCCAAGAAGACGGACGACGTCGCCGGTGACGGAACGACCACCGCGACCGTCCTCGCCCAGGCGCTCGTCCGCGAGGGCCTGCGCAACGTGGCCGCCGGCGCCAACCCGATGGCCCTCAAGCGCGGTATCGAGAAGGCCGTCGAGGCCGTCTCCGGTGCCCTGCTGGAGCAGGCCAAGGACGTGGAGACCAAGGAGCAGATCGCTTCGACGGCCTCCATCTCCGCCGCCGACACCCAGATCGGCGAGCTGATCGCCGAGGCCATGGACAAGGTCGGCAAGGAAGGCGTCATCACCGTCGAGGAGTCGCAGACCTTCGGTCTGGAGCTCGAACTGACGGAGGGCATGCGCTTCGACAAGGGCTACATCTCGGCGTACTTCGCCACGGACATGGAGCGTATGGAGGCGTCGCTCGACGACCCGTACCTCCTGATCGTCAACTCCAAGATCGGCAACGTGAAGGACCTCCTTCCGCTGCTGGAGAAGGTCATGCAGTCGGGCAAGCCCCTGCTGATCATCGCGGAGGACGTCGAGGGCGAGGCGCTGTCGACCCTGGTCGTCAACAAGATCCGCGGCACCTTCAAGTCCGTCGCCGTCAAGGCCCCGGGCTTCGGTGACCGCCGCAAGGCCATGCTCAACGACATCGCCATCCTCACCGGCGGTACGGTCATCTCCGAGGAGGTCGGCCTCAAGCTGGAGAACGCCGGTCTCGACCTGCTGGGCCGTGCCCGCAAGGTCGTCATCACCAAGGACGAGACCACCATCGTCGACGGTGCCGGTGACAGCGACCAGGTCGCCGGCCGGGTCAACCAGATCCGCGCCGAGATCGAGAACAGCGACTCGGACTACGACCGCGAGAAGCTCCAGGAGCGCCTCGCGAAGCTGGCCGGCGGCGTGGCCGTCATCAAGGCCGGCGCCGCGACCGAGGTCGAGCTGAAGGAGCGCAAGCACCGCATCGAGGACGCGGTGCGCAACGCCAAGGCCGCCGTCGAGGAGGGCATCGTCGCCGGTGGTGGCGTGGCTCTGCTCCAGGCTTCCTCGGTCTTCGAGAAGCTTGAGCTGACGGGCGACGAGGCGACCGGCGCCAACGCCGTGAAGCTCGCGCTGGAGGCTCCCCTCAAGCAGATCGCCGTCAACGGTGGTCTTGAGGGCGGCGTCGTCGTCGAGAAGGTCCGCAACCTGACGGTCGGCCACGGCCTGAACGCCGCGACCGGCGAGTACGTCGACATGATCGCCGAGGGCATCATCGACCCGGCGAAGGTCACGCGCTCCGCTCTGCAGAACGCCGCGTCCATCGCCGCGCTGTTCCTGACGACCGAGGCCGTCATCGCCGACAAGCCCGAGAAGGCCGGCGCCGCCCCCGCGGGCGGCGGCATGCCGGGCGGTGACATGGACTTCTGA
- a CDS encoding cold-shock protein — translation MAQGTVKWFNAEKGYGFIAVDGGADVFVHYSAIQMDGYRTLEEGQRVEFEISQGQKGPQADMVKLAV, via the coding sequence ATGGCTCAGGGCACCGTCAAGTGGTTCAACGCGGAGAAGGGCTACGGCTTCATCGCGGTAGACGGTGGTGCGGATGTTTTCGTCCACTACAGCGCGATTCAGATGGACGGCTACCGCACCCTTGAAGAAGGTCAGCGAGTGGAGTTCGAGATCTCGCAGGGCCAGAAGGGTCCGCAGGCGGACATGGTCAAGCTCGCCGTCTGA
- a CDS encoding ubiquitin-like small modifier protein 1, with the protein MSVKVRIPTILRTYTGGQAEVPAEGATLSEVIQSLESSHPGIAARVLDDQGKLRRFVNVYVNDDDVRFEQGLETATPAGAGISIIPAVAGG; encoded by the coding sequence ATGAGCGTCAAGGTCCGCATCCCCACCATCCTCCGTACCTACACCGGCGGACAGGCCGAGGTCCCGGCGGAGGGCGCCACCCTCTCCGAGGTCATCCAGTCCCTGGAGAGCAGCCACCCGGGCATCGCCGCCCGCGTCCTGGACGACCAGGGCAAGCTGCGCCGCTTCGTGAACGTGTACGTGAACGACGACGACGTCCGTTTCGAGCAGGGCCTGGAGACCGCGACCCCCGCGGGCGCCGGCATCTCGATCATCCCGGCCGTCGCGGGAGGCTGA
- the thrC gene encoding threonine synthase yields MAVQTVRSTSTTVDLGPAAALSCRECGERFDLGPIFACASCFGPLEVAYDLPSGGPDELKKRIAEGPDNIWRYAPLLPVPADVASKPNINPGFTKLVKADNLARELGITGSLHVKDDSGNPTHSFKDRVVAIAVEAARVFGFTTLSCSSTGNLAGAVGAAAARAGFRSCVFIPHDLEQGKVVMAAVYGGDLVGIEGNYDDVNRFCSELIGDPLGEGWGFVNVNLRPYYGEGSKTLAYEICEQLGWRLPDQLVIPIASGSQLTKIDKGLQELIKLGLVEDRPYKIFGAQAEGCSPVSTAFKAGHDVVRPQKPDTIAKSLAIGNPADGPYVLDIARRTGGAVEDVNDEQIVDAIKLLARTEGIFAETAGGVTVGVTKKLIEAGLLDPTLTTVVLNTGDGLKTLDAVAPTTGPTATIRPSLDAFRDAGLAVG; encoded by the coding sequence ATGGCTGTGCAGACCGTCCGGAGCACCAGCACCACCGTCGACCTCGGACCCGCCGCCGCACTCTCGTGCCGCGAATGCGGAGAGCGCTTCGACCTCGGCCCCATTTTCGCCTGTGCGAGCTGTTTCGGGCCGCTCGAAGTCGCCTACGACCTGCCGAGCGGCGGCCCCGACGAGCTGAAGAAGCGCATCGCCGAGGGACCCGACAACATCTGGCGTTACGCGCCGCTGCTGCCCGTCCCCGCCGACGTGGCCTCGAAGCCGAACATCAACCCCGGCTTCACCAAGCTCGTCAAGGCCGACAACCTCGCCCGTGAGCTGGGCATCACCGGCTCGCTGCACGTCAAGGACGACTCCGGCAACCCGACGCACTCCTTCAAGGACCGCGTCGTCGCCATCGCCGTCGAGGCCGCCCGCGTCTTCGGCTTCACCACGCTCTCCTGCTCCTCCACCGGCAACCTCGCCGGCGCCGTCGGCGCCGCCGCCGCCCGCGCCGGCTTCCGCTCCTGCGTGTTCATCCCGCACGACCTGGAGCAGGGCAAGGTCGTCATGGCCGCGGTGTACGGCGGCGACCTGGTCGGCATCGAGGGCAACTACGACGATGTGAACCGCTTCTGCTCCGAGCTGATCGGCGACCCGCTCGGCGAGGGCTGGGGCTTCGTCAACGTCAACCTCCGTCCGTACTACGGCGAGGGCTCCAAGACCCTCGCGTACGAGATCTGCGAGCAGCTCGGCTGGCGCCTGCCCGACCAGCTCGTCATCCCGATCGCCTCGGGATCTCAGCTCACGAAGATCGACAAGGGTCTTCAGGAGCTGATCAAGCTGGGCCTGGTCGAGGACAGGCCGTACAAGATCTTCGGCGCCCAGGCCGAGGGCTGCTCGCCGGTCTCCACCGCCTTCAAGGCGGGCCACGACGTCGTACGGCCGCAGAAGCCCGACACCATCGCCAAGTCCCTGGCGATCGGCAACCCGGCCGACGGACCGTACGTCCTGGACATCGCCCGCCGCACCGGCGGCGCCGTCGAGGACGTCAACGACGAGCAGATCGTCGACGCGATCAAGCTGCTGGCGCGTACCGAGGGGATCTTCGCCGAGACGGCGGGCGGGGTCACCGTGGGCGTCACGAAGAAGCTCATCGAGGCAGGGCTCCTCGACCCGACCCTCACCACCGTCGTCCTGAACACCGGCGACGGGCTGAAGACCCTCGACGCCGTGGCGCCGACGACCGGACCCACCGCGACCATCCGCCCGAGCCTCGACGCGTTCCGCGACGCGGGCCTCGCGGTCGGCTGA
- a CDS encoding glucosyl-3-phosphoglycerate synthase, giving the protein MLEEVERWLTRRSWSAADRTLDQLLAAKAARGATVSVVLPALDEEETVGEIVSVIRRELMVENRLVDELVVIDSGSTDRTSEVAAAAGARVVHRDAILPRLPALPGKGEVLWRSLLVTRGDIVCFVDADLRDFSADFVSGIVGPLLTEPDVQFVKAMYDRPLALPAGQDGQLGGQTGGQTGAQTGGQVSQGGRVTELVARPLLNLHWPLLAGFVQPLGGEYAARRSLLERLPFPVGYGVELGLLVDALHTVGLDALAQVDVGVRRHRHQDDRALGRMAAAIYRTAQLRLSRGHLVRPRLTQFERGSDGFTPRTHAVDTEERPPVREIAEYPAGRAA; this is encoded by the coding sequence GTGCTGGAAGAGGTGGAACGCTGGCTGACCAGGCGTTCCTGGTCCGCCGCCGACCGTACGCTCGACCAGTTGCTGGCGGCGAAAGCCGCCCGGGGCGCCACCGTGAGTGTGGTGCTTCCGGCACTGGACGAGGAGGAGACGGTCGGGGAGATCGTCTCCGTGATCCGCCGCGAGCTGATGGTGGAGAACCGGCTGGTCGACGAGCTGGTGGTGATCGACTCCGGCTCCACCGACCGTACGTCCGAGGTGGCAGCCGCGGCCGGGGCGCGGGTGGTGCACCGGGACGCGATACTGCCGCGGCTGCCCGCCCTGCCCGGCAAGGGCGAGGTCCTGTGGCGGTCGCTGCTGGTGACGCGCGGAGACATCGTGTGCTTCGTGGACGCGGATCTGCGGGATTTCTCGGCGGATTTCGTCTCCGGGATCGTCGGCCCGCTGCTGACCGAGCCCGATGTGCAGTTCGTGAAGGCGATGTACGACCGCCCGCTGGCGCTGCCCGCCGGGCAGGACGGGCAACTCGGCGGGCAGACCGGCGGCCAGACCGGCGCCCAGACCGGGGGCCAGGTCAGTCAGGGCGGCCGGGTGACGGAGCTGGTGGCGCGCCCGCTGCTCAACCTGCACTGGCCCCTGCTGGCCGGCTTCGTACAGCCGCTGGGCGGGGAGTACGCGGCGCGGCGCTCGCTGCTGGAGCGGCTGCCGTTCCCGGTGGGGTACGGGGTGGAGCTGGGGCTCCTGGTGGACGCGCTGCACACGGTGGGGCTCGACGCGCTGGCCCAGGTCGACGTCGGGGTACGGCGCCACCGCCACCAGGACGACCGGGCGCTGGGGCGGATGGCCGCCGCGATCTACCGTACGGCGCAGCTGCGGCTCTCCCGGGGCCATCTGGTGCGGCCGAGGCTGACGCAGTTCGAGCGGGGCTCGGACGGGTTCACGCCGCGCACGCACGCGGTGGACACGGAGGAGCGGCCGCCGGTGCGGGAGATCGCGGAGTACCCGGCCGGACGCGCGGCGTAA